In Aegilops tauschii subsp. strangulata cultivar AL8/78 chromosome 3, Aet v6.0, whole genome shotgun sequence, one genomic interval encodes:
- the LOC109738762 gene encoding ruvB-like protein 1, with translation MRIEEVQSTSKKQRIATHTHIKGLGLDANGTAIGMSAGFVGQAEAREACGLVVDMIRQKKMAGRALLLAGPPATGKTALALGISQELGSKVPFCPMVGSEVYSSEVKKTEVLMENFRRAIGLRIKENKEVYEGEVTELSPEESESSTGGYGKSISHVVIGLKTVKGTKQLKLDPTIYDALIKEKVAVGDVIYIEANSGAVKRVGRCDAFATEYDLEAEEYVPIPKGEVHKKKEIVQDVTLHDLDAANAQPQGGQDILSLMGQMMKSRKTEITEKLRQEINKVVNRYIDEGIAELVPGVLFIDEVHMLDIECFSYLNRALESPLSPIVILATNRGICTVRGTDMTSPHGIPVDLLDRLVIVRTQIYGPIEMIQILAIRAQVEEIEIDEDSLAFLGEVGQQTSLRHAIQLLSPASVVAKANGREKICKADLEEVRVLYLDAKSSAQLLHKQQGSYIT, from the exons atgAGGATCGAGGAGGTACAGTCGACTTCGAAGAAGCAGCGCATCGCCACCCACACCCACATCAAGGGCCTCGGCCTCGAC GCCAATGGGACGGCGATAGGgatgtcggcggggttcgtgGGGCAGGCGGAGGCGAGGGAGGCCTGCGGGCTGGTGGTCGACATGATCCGCCAGAAGAAGATGGCTGGACGCGCGCTGCTCCTTGCCGGCCCGCCTGCTACCGGCAAGACCGCACTCGCTCTCGGCATCTCCCAGGAGCTGGGCAGCAAG GTCCCTTTCTGTCCTATGGTAGGATCAGAAGTGTACTCTTCAGAGGTCAAGAAAACTGAGGTGCTGATGGAAAATTTTCGTAGAGCTATAGGTTTGCGTATAAAGGAAAACAAAGAAGTCTATGAAGGAGAG GTTACAGAGCTTTCCCCAGAAGAATCTGAGAGTTCAACTGGTGGATATGGGAAAAGCATTAGCCATGTAGTAATTGGCCTGAAGACTGTAAAAGGGACTAAGCAACTAAAGTTAGATCCTACAATTTATGATGCTTTAATCAAGGAAAAG GTGGCAGTCGGTGATGTTATATACATTGAAGCTAACAGCGGTGCAGTGAAAAGAGTTGGCAGATGTGATGCTTTTGCTACAGAATATGATCTTGAAGCAGAGGAGTATGTGCCAATTCCCAAAGGGGAAGTCCACAAGAAAAAAGAAATAGTGCAG GACGTTACACTGCATGACCTTGACGCCGCAAATGCCCAGCCGCAAGGAGGCCAAGATATTTTGTCCCTTATGGGCCAGATGATGAAGTCACGGAAGACTGAAATCACTGAGAAGCTGCGCCAAGAGATCAATAAG GTGGTTAACAGATATATTGACGAAGGTATTGCAGAGCTTGTACCTGGTGTGCTGTTCATTGATGAG GTTCACATGCTGGACATTGAGTGCTTCTCTTATCTTAATCGTGCTCTTGAGAGCCCATTATCGCCAATTGTAATACTCGCTACAAACAGAGGAATATGTACTGTAAG GGGAACTGACATGACAAGTCCCCATGGTATCCCAGTCGACCTCCTAGATAGGTTGGTTATCGTACGGACACAGATATATGGCCCTATCGAGATGATCCAG ATATTAGCTATTAGAGCACAAGTGGAGGAGATTGAAATTGATGAAGACAGTCTTGCATTTCTAGGAGAGGTTGGGCAGCAGACATCTTTGAG ACATGCTATTCAGTTGCTGTCACCTGCTAGCGTAGTTGCCAAGGCTAATGGGAGAGAGAAGATCTGCAAG GCTGATCTTGAAGAAGTTCGTGTTCTGTATTTGGACGCAAAGTCCTCTGCTCAGTTGCTTCATAAGCAGCAGGGAAGTTACATCACCTAA
- the LOC109738761 gene encoding uncharacterized protein isoform X2 produces the protein MGGGSLAIVEKKPPFGGGGAGGCAGGVLFHLLDWHRRLARKRRLFSPRRLLPSAVRSSSLRRLAPPPPPSPAAPQPPRHAPSAAAGTDGKDAAAPPGVVARLMGLESWPAAPPRPQKQRKVESTASAGGGDSEPAPVVVMLPPSRRPPAPGSPTHAPRSHHSADLPARSPRRSRLVHAAASRLLEPGARASPRLQAIAYACSSPQHRGHPGASQQSWGTLELDDFLSRSDSLSLERRAPPPPELDADQRGNAVCWQETDSMNTMSGTAAAGSVTSTSHTIVVPRVESYDAHMSRGSSSDVDAMQRDYRARTGGMGSYPGVRSSDAGAGAGARTGEQRMLRKRGALSRPDVPRRAVSGNLASSTRSIGNARESAPAGSRRAAHNSGSSSMRAPQNSGPRRESMSSTTRQRSTLRDVIDRNGSASTSRDTSNASGQRRGSRKKIDRSTAASNRGGRNTVAFASSSSARPVSRASSDDGKVSEHRGLRGTHPDTGCTRTPLVDAKCSEAEPCAVSATSEKEEFRRLLKAKVTELGLSDRVEPGDGCSANLTVSVLQELISALTNDTNTSASQSSNYSDSSAPLNNAETVYDSNDQSPDFRKRYQGDQGADSSATCTNDEPNQPSPTSVLEACFSNDASSSGSPTEKIESTEFFISMENKMEDLFNLESDIVDLSMSIDTTKTDDHVSNAEIPCVQSSPEHDFEFLEGRLHSIGEAIANAELLLDSSLFCGTPSSLSLHSFIVEMLETVEAVFGVGTEGSFGFKEENNCQRTNFLFDCIVESLDSKFRDFGKCGYKALLRMPLTLSKDLLKREISEEIGNWSEISSDQAAEKELDQVAAARWDACRTEAFDISVAIEDDILEALVGEFALDQCCY, from the exons ATGGGCGGCGGCAGCCTGGCCATCGTGGAGAAGAAGCCGCCTTTCGGGGGCGGGGGCGCGGGGGGCTGCGCCGGCGGCGTGCTGTTCCACCTCCTCGACTGGCACCGCCGGCTCGCGCGCAAGCGCCGCCTCTTctccccgcgccgcctgctgCCCTCCGCCGTCCGCAGCTCCTCGCTCCGCaggctcgcgccgccgccgccgccctctccgGCGGCCCCGCAGCCCCCTCGTCACGCGCCGAGCGCGGCCGCCGGAACCGATGGCAAAGACGCTGCCGCCCCTCCCGGCGTCGTCGCGCGCCTCATGGGCCTCGAGTCCTGGCCCGCCGCGCCGCCCAGGCCGCAGAAGCAGAGGAAGGTGGAGTCGACGGCGTCGGCCGGGGGAGGAGACAGTGAGCCGGCGCCGGTGGTGGTGATgctgccgccgagccggcgcccGCCCGCGCCCGGGTCGCCCACGCACGCGCCGCGGAGCCACCACAGCGCCGACCTGCCGGCGAGGAGCCCCAGGCGGAGCCGGCTCGtgcacgccgccgcctcgaggcTGCTGGAGCCGGGCGCGCGCGCGAGCCCCAGGCTGCAGGCCATCGCGTACGCCTGCTCCTCGCCGCAGCACCGCGGCCACCCCGGCGCCTCGCAGCAGAGCTGGGGCACGCTCGAGCTCGACGACTTCCTGTCTCGCTCCGATAGCCTGTCGTTAGAGCGTCGCGCGCCTCCTCCACCGGAGCTGGATGCAGATCAACGGGGCAATGCCGTCTGCTGGCAGGAGACAGACTCCATGAACACCATGAGCGGCACTGCTGCTGCAGGCTCGGTGACAAGCACTAGTCATACCATTGTGGTGCCAAGAGTGGAGTCCTACGATGCACACATGAGTAGAGGCAGCAGCTCTGATGTGGATGCAATGCAAAGAGATTATAGGGCAAGAACTGGGGGAATGGGCAGTTATCCTGGGGTCAGATCGAGCGATGCCGGTGCCGGTGCCGGCGCAAGAACTGGTGAACAGAGGATGTTGCGCAAACGGGGAGCCTTGTCTAGGCCAGATGTTCCAAGGAGGGCTGTGTCTGGGAACTTGGCTAGTTCAACGCGGTCGATCGGCAATGCTCGTGAATCGGCACCTGCTGGTAGTAGGAGAGCAGCACACAATTCTGGCAGTAGTAGTATGAGGGCACCACAAAATTCTGGTCCGAGGAGGGAGTCGATGAGTTCGACCACCCGGCAAAGAAGCACACTAAGAGACGTGATCGACCGAAATGGGTCAGCGTCCACAAGTAGGGATACAAGCAATGCATCTGGGCAGAGGAGAGGATCACGCAAGAAAATCGACCGCAGTACCGCAGCCAGTAACAGAGGAGGTCGTAACACAGTTGCATTTGCCTCTAGTTCATCCGCGAGACCGGTGTCCAGGGCTTCATCGGACGACGGCAAAGTTTCAGAGCATAGAGGGCTCCGAGGCACACACCCCGATACCGGTTGCACAAGAACGCCATTGGTAGATGCCAAATGTTCTGAAGCCGAACCTTGTGCCGTGAGCGCCACGTCTGAGAAAGAGGAATTTAGGAGACTCCTGAAAGCAAAGGTGACCGAGCTTGGCCTGTCTGATAGGGTTGAACCAGGTGATGGTTGTTCGGCAAACTTGACTGTGTCGGTGCTCCAAGAGCTCATTTCTGCCCTTACTAATGACACAAACACCTCAGCATCCCAGAGTAGTAACTATTCGGATTCATCAGCTCCTTTGAATAATGCCGAGACTGTATATGATTCCAATGATCAATCACCTGATTTTCGCAAGCGTTATCAG GGTGACCAAGGGGCCGATTCTTCCGCTACATGCACAAACGATGAGCCCAATCAGCCGAGCCCGACATCAGTCCTCGAAGCATGCTTCTCAAACGATGCTTCCTCCTCAGGAAGTCCAACTGAAAAGATCG AGAGTACAGAATTCTTTATTTCAATGGAGAACAAAATGGAAGATCTCTTCAATCTTGAGTCTGACATTGTTGACTTGTCCATGTCCATCGACACAACAAAGACTGATGATCATGTCAGCAATGCTGAAATACCATGTGTTCAAAGCTCTCCAGAGCATGATTTTGAATTCCTAGAAGGCAGGCTCCACAGCATTGGAGAGGCCATTGCGAATGCCGAGCTGCTTCTGGACAGTAGCCTCTTCTGTGGCACACCGTCAAGCCTATCACTCCATTCTTTCATCGTCGAGATGCTGGAGACCGTCGAAGCCGTCTTCGGCGTTGGAACGGAGGGCAGCTTCGGCTTCAAGGAAGAAAACAACTGCCAGCGCACCAACTTTCTGTTCGACTGCATTGTCGAATCGCTGGACTCGAAGTTCCGCGATTTCGGGAAATGCGGGTACAAGGCTTTGTTGCGAATGCCCCTCACCCTGAGCAAGGACCTGCTGAAGAGGGAGATATCCGAAGAGATCGGCAACTGGAGCGAGATCTCGTCGGACCAGGCCGCCGAGAAGGAGCTTGAccaggtggcggcggcgaggtggGACGCGTGCCGGACCGAGGCGTTCGACATCAGCGTCGCCATCGAGGACGACATACTCGAGGCCCTCGTCGGTGAGTTCGCCTTGGACCAATGCTGCTACTGA
- the LOC109738760 gene encoding uncharacterized protein yields the protein MPRSSSSPSSCSAPRILGRAMAILSLPLTPLSKARAARTLLLFKKRRARRLRHYNYAYVGEYQFSPSGSPLLLPRPPGVSAWRAKRRSRARTVLAALLCGGGCGLGVFDGDGGIDVAVLDGLLPLPRALQDDERAGEDAASYGYGEQAYHGEEEEEEDEEVEVECEGGGDEEVDGRAERFIERFYEEMRMQQRRLL from the coding sequence ATGCCGAGGTCTTCTTCCTCCCCGTCCTCCTGCTCCGCGCCCCGCATCCTCGGCAGGGCCATGGCCATCCTCTCCCTGCCGCTCACGCCGCTCTCCAAGGCCAGGGCGGCGCGGACCCTGCTCCTCTTCAAGAAGCGCCGCGCGCGCCGCCTGCGCCACTACAACTACGCCTACGTGGGCGAGTACCAGTTCTCCCCGTCCGGCTCCCCGCTGCTCCTGCCCCGCCCGCCCGGCGTCTCCGCGTGGCGCGCCAAGCGCAGGAGCCGGGCCAGGACGGTCCTCGCCGCGCTGCTctgcggcggcgggtgcggcctCGGCGTCTTCGACGGGGACGGCGGGATCGACGTCGCTGTGCTCGACGGCCTGCTTCCCCTGCCTCGGGCTCTGCAGGACGACGAACGGGCCGGTGAGGACGCCGCGTCGTACGGGTACGGCGAGCAAGCGTACcacggcgaggaggaggaggaggaggatgaggaagTGGAGGTGGAGTGCGAGGGCGGGGGGGACGAGGAGGTGGACGGCCGGGCGGAGCGGTTCATCGAGAGGTTCTACGAGGAGATGAGGATGCAGCAGAGGCGCCTCCTCTAG
- the LOC109738761 gene encoding uncharacterized protein isoform X1 — MGGGSLAIVEKKPPFGGGGAGGCAGGVLFHLLDWHRRLARKRRLFSPRRLLPSAVRSSSLRRLAPPPPPSPAAPQPPRHAPSAAAGTDGKDAAAPPGVVARLMGLESWPAAPPRPQKQRKVESTASAGGGDSEPAPVVVMLPPSRRPPAPGSPTHAPRSHHSADLPARSPRRSRLVHAAASRLLEPGARASPRLQAIAYACSSPQHRGHPGASQQSWGTLELDDFLSRSDSLSLERRAPPPPELDADQRGNAVCWQETDSMNTMSGTAAAGSVTSTSHTIVVPRVESYDAHMSRGSSSDVDAMQRDYRARTGGMGSYPGVRSSDAGAGAGARTGEQRMLRKRGALSRPDVPRRAVSGNLASSTRSIGNARESAPAGSRRAAHNSGSSSMRAPQNSGPRRESMSSTTRQRSTLRDVIDRNGSASTSRDTSNASGQRRGSRKKIDRSTAASNRGGRNTVAFASSSSARPVSRASSDDGKVSEHRGLRGTHPDTGCTRTPLVDAKCSEAEPCAVSATSEKEEFRRLLKAKVTELGLSDRVEPGDGCSANLTVSVLQELISALTNDTNTSASQSSNYSDSSAPLNNAETVYDSNDQSPDFRKRYQFQGDQGADSSATCTNDEPNQPSPTSVLEACFSNDASSSGSPTEKIESTEFFISMENKMEDLFNLESDIVDLSMSIDTTKTDDHVSNAEIPCVQSSPEHDFEFLEGRLHSIGEAIANAELLLDSSLFCGTPSSLSLHSFIVEMLETVEAVFGVGTEGSFGFKEENNCQRTNFLFDCIVESLDSKFRDFGKCGYKALLRMPLTLSKDLLKREISEEIGNWSEISSDQAAEKELDQVAAARWDACRTEAFDISVAIEDDILEALVGEFALDQCCY; from the exons ATGGGCGGCGGCAGCCTGGCCATCGTGGAGAAGAAGCCGCCTTTCGGGGGCGGGGGCGCGGGGGGCTGCGCCGGCGGCGTGCTGTTCCACCTCCTCGACTGGCACCGCCGGCTCGCGCGCAAGCGCCGCCTCTTctccccgcgccgcctgctgCCCTCCGCCGTCCGCAGCTCCTCGCTCCGCaggctcgcgccgccgccgccgccctctccgGCGGCCCCGCAGCCCCCTCGTCACGCGCCGAGCGCGGCCGCCGGAACCGATGGCAAAGACGCTGCCGCCCCTCCCGGCGTCGTCGCGCGCCTCATGGGCCTCGAGTCCTGGCCCGCCGCGCCGCCCAGGCCGCAGAAGCAGAGGAAGGTGGAGTCGACGGCGTCGGCCGGGGGAGGAGACAGTGAGCCGGCGCCGGTGGTGGTGATgctgccgccgagccggcgcccGCCCGCGCCCGGGTCGCCCACGCACGCGCCGCGGAGCCACCACAGCGCCGACCTGCCGGCGAGGAGCCCCAGGCGGAGCCGGCTCGtgcacgccgccgcctcgaggcTGCTGGAGCCGGGCGCGCGCGCGAGCCCCAGGCTGCAGGCCATCGCGTACGCCTGCTCCTCGCCGCAGCACCGCGGCCACCCCGGCGCCTCGCAGCAGAGCTGGGGCACGCTCGAGCTCGACGACTTCCTGTCTCGCTCCGATAGCCTGTCGTTAGAGCGTCGCGCGCCTCCTCCACCGGAGCTGGATGCAGATCAACGGGGCAATGCCGTCTGCTGGCAGGAGACAGACTCCATGAACACCATGAGCGGCACTGCTGCTGCAGGCTCGGTGACAAGCACTAGTCATACCATTGTGGTGCCAAGAGTGGAGTCCTACGATGCACACATGAGTAGAGGCAGCAGCTCTGATGTGGATGCAATGCAAAGAGATTATAGGGCAAGAACTGGGGGAATGGGCAGTTATCCTGGGGTCAGATCGAGCGATGCCGGTGCCGGTGCCGGCGCAAGAACTGGTGAACAGAGGATGTTGCGCAAACGGGGAGCCTTGTCTAGGCCAGATGTTCCAAGGAGGGCTGTGTCTGGGAACTTGGCTAGTTCAACGCGGTCGATCGGCAATGCTCGTGAATCGGCACCTGCTGGTAGTAGGAGAGCAGCACACAATTCTGGCAGTAGTAGTATGAGGGCACCACAAAATTCTGGTCCGAGGAGGGAGTCGATGAGTTCGACCACCCGGCAAAGAAGCACACTAAGAGACGTGATCGACCGAAATGGGTCAGCGTCCACAAGTAGGGATACAAGCAATGCATCTGGGCAGAGGAGAGGATCACGCAAGAAAATCGACCGCAGTACCGCAGCCAGTAACAGAGGAGGTCGTAACACAGTTGCATTTGCCTCTAGTTCATCCGCGAGACCGGTGTCCAGGGCTTCATCGGACGACGGCAAAGTTTCAGAGCATAGAGGGCTCCGAGGCACACACCCCGATACCGGTTGCACAAGAACGCCATTGGTAGATGCCAAATGTTCTGAAGCCGAACCTTGTGCCGTGAGCGCCACGTCTGAGAAAGAGGAATTTAGGAGACTCCTGAAAGCAAAGGTGACCGAGCTTGGCCTGTCTGATAGGGTTGAACCAGGTGATGGTTGTTCGGCAAACTTGACTGTGTCGGTGCTCCAAGAGCTCATTTCTGCCCTTACTAATGACACAAACACCTCAGCATCCCAGAGTAGTAACTATTCGGATTCATCAGCTCCTTTGAATAATGCCGAGACTGTATATGATTCCAATGATCAATCACCTGATTTTCGCAAGCGTTATCAG TTCCAGGGTGACCAAGGGGCCGATTCTTCCGCTACATGCACAAACGATGAGCCCAATCAGCCGAGCCCGACATCAGTCCTCGAAGCATGCTTCTCAAACGATGCTTCCTCCTCAGGAAGTCCAACTGAAAAGATCG AGAGTACAGAATTCTTTATTTCAATGGAGAACAAAATGGAAGATCTCTTCAATCTTGAGTCTGACATTGTTGACTTGTCCATGTCCATCGACACAACAAAGACTGATGATCATGTCAGCAATGCTGAAATACCATGTGTTCAAAGCTCTCCAGAGCATGATTTTGAATTCCTAGAAGGCAGGCTCCACAGCATTGGAGAGGCCATTGCGAATGCCGAGCTGCTTCTGGACAGTAGCCTCTTCTGTGGCACACCGTCAAGCCTATCACTCCATTCTTTCATCGTCGAGATGCTGGAGACCGTCGAAGCCGTCTTCGGCGTTGGAACGGAGGGCAGCTTCGGCTTCAAGGAAGAAAACAACTGCCAGCGCACCAACTTTCTGTTCGACTGCATTGTCGAATCGCTGGACTCGAAGTTCCGCGATTTCGGGAAATGCGGGTACAAGGCTTTGTTGCGAATGCCCCTCACCCTGAGCAAGGACCTGCTGAAGAGGGAGATATCCGAAGAGATCGGCAACTGGAGCGAGATCTCGTCGGACCAGGCCGCCGAGAAGGAGCTTGAccaggtggcggcggcgaggtggGACGCGTGCCGGACCGAGGCGTTCGACATCAGCGTCGCCATCGAGGACGACATACTCGAGGCCCTCGTCGGTGAGTTCGCCTTGGACCAATGCTGCTACTGA